A region from the Branchiostoma lanceolatum isolate klBraLanc5 chromosome 2, klBraLanc5.hap2, whole genome shotgun sequence genome encodes:
- the LOC136428362 gene encoding CD82 antigen-like translates to MAANACIKCWFIFVNSLFLAIGAAVIGLGIWVLVDKTTSIPGGDTIIGYFRTNAILTYISMGVGGLMFLVGLIGTIGGCKDSTCLLKMFLAIAILLFLLQLAIVIILAVPQILALLAPVFQVGWHTPENEATRDLIQSQLKCCGFYSDSEYSTAPNSCIVASTTTAAATTAAAAATTAAAATTAAAGTTAAGATAGATTTINPTVYVYSDGCYAKLNAWFQSIAMYFYIAAGVLLALELWQMISVCCLHSGINKERRVGDTPMQMYPPPGRTRPNYNRPMY, encoded by the exons ATGGCAGCGAACGCGTGTATCAAGTGCTGGTTCATCTTTGTGAACTCCCTCTTCCTG GCCATCGGTGCTGCTGTGATCGGACTCGGGATCTGGGTCCTGGTGGACAAGACGACTTCCATCCCAGGAGGGGACACCATTATCGGCTACTTCAGGACAAACGCC ATCCTGACATACATCTCCATGGGCGTGGGTGGTCTCATGTTTCTGGTTG GTCTAATTGGCACCATCGGCGGATGTAAAGACAGCACGTGCCTCCTCAAAATG TTCTTGGCGATTGCCATTCTGCTGTTCCTACTCCAGCTCGCCATTGTTATCATTCTAGCCGTGCCCCAGATTCTGGCACTG CTGGCGCCCGTCTTTCAGGTGGGTTGGCATACCCCTGAAAACGAAGCAACAAGAGATCTCATCCAATCTCAG CTGAAGTGCTGTGGATTCTACAGTGACAGCGAGTACTCTACTGCCCCGAATTCGTGCATTGTTGCTAGCACGACCACCGCTGCTGCCACAACCGCCGCCGCCGCTGCCACAACCGCCGCTGCTGCCACAACTGCCGCCGCGGGCACAACCGCCGCTGGAGCCACAGCCGGGGCAACTACAACCATCAACCCCACAGTGTATGTTTACAGT GATGGATGCTACGCCAAACTGAACGCCTGGTTCCAGTCGATCGCCATGTACTTCTACATAGCGGCGGGAGTCCTGCTCGCTCTAGAG TTGTGGCAGATGATCTCCGTCTGCTGCCTGCACAGCGGGATAAACAAGGAGCGGAGGGTGGGCGACACGCCCATGCAGATGTACCCACCTCCGGGACGCACCA GACCAAATTACAACCGGCCCATGTATTAA
- the LOC136428366 gene encoding D-threonine aldolase-like — MINCCVISAYTFRLLCRGSLGRGTPWFCPPRQRKTTSHPRVITPARTCAVSRSAAAMAAAARAPARIGDPISDIDTPALVVDLEKLHMNLKIMPQSMSSFGSVAVRPHAKAHKCATLALLQVSHGAVGMCAQTLTEAEAMVYGGVQDVLVSNQIIGRSKLLRFATLAHHAKMSVCVDNEENIRELSNIAKELNVNIGAVVEVNVGQDRCGVEPGPEVPRLANLVQELPNLTFAGVQCYQGANQHVRKAPDRKAATDSVVEKSKIALKALEDAGIKCDYVTGGGTGTYLYEAGSGVFTEVQPGSYVFMDADYGRNFGEDGQYVHQFHQSLYVLATVQSITAGNRAVVDAGMKAVSLDSGEPLVHPTADVIYHCGGDEHGILRPPLDYKVGDKVWLIPGHCDPTVNLYDWMVGIRNDKVESLWQITGRGPGI, encoded by the exons ATGATAAATTGCTGTGTTATTTCTGCCTACACTTTTAGACTGTTGTGTAGAGGCAGTTTGGGGAGAGGAACACCGTGGTTCTGTCCTCCACGACAGCGGAAAACAACATCTCATCCCCGGGTGATCACACCAGCCCGAACCTGCGCAGTGAGCCGATCTGCCGCCGCCATGGCCGCAGCAGCCCGGGCCCCGGCCAGGATTGGCGACCCCATCAGTGACATAGACACTCCTGCGCTGGTTGTAGACTTGGAAAAGCTCCACATGAACCTAAAGATCATGCCGCAAAGCATGTCAAGTTTCGGGAGCGTGGCAGTTCGTCCACACGCTAAGGCACACAAGTGTGCTACCCTTGCTCTTCTACAG GTGTCCCATGGTGCTGTGGGTATGTGTGCACAGACACTGACAGAGGCAGAGGCCATGGTGTATGGAGGGGTGCAGGATGTTCTGGTTTCCAATCAG ATTATTGGCCGCTCTAAACTGCTGAGGTTTGCCACCCTTGCTCACCATGCAAAgatgtctgtgtgtgttgaCAATGAAGAGAACATCCGTGAGCTGTCAAACATTGCAAAGGAGCTGAATGTGAACATTGGAGCTGTCGTGGAGGTCAATGTAGGCCAGGACAG ATGTGGAGTAGAGCCAGGTCCTGAGGTCCCCAGGTTAGCCAATCTTGTACAGGAGTTGCCCAACCTCACCTTTGCTGGTGTTCAGTGTTACCAAGG TGCAAACCAGCATGTGAGGAAGGCTCCTGATAGAAAAGCTGCTACAGACAGTGTTGTTGAAAAGTCCAAGATTGCACTGAAG GCCCTGGAAGATGCTGGGATAAAGTGTGACTATGTGACAGGTGGGGGGACAGGAACGTACCTGTATGAAGCAGGGAGTGGAG TGTTCACTGAAGTCCAGCCGGGGTCCTATGTGTTCATGGATGCAGACTATGGAAGGAACTTTGGTGAGGACGGCCAGTATGTACACCAGTTCCACCAGAGCCTGTATGTCCTGGCTACTGTACAGAGTATTACA GCTGGAAACCGTGCAGTGGTGGATGCTGGGATGAAGGCAGTCAGCCTTGATTCAGGTGAACCACTG GTTCATCCCACCGCCGATGTGATCTACCACTGCGGAGGAGACGAACATGGGATTTTAAGGCCTCCATTGGACTACAAG GTGGGTGACAAAGTGTGGCTGATCCCAGGGCACTGTGACCCTACTGTCAACCTCTATGATTGGATGGTTGGAATCAGGAATGACAAGGTAGAGAGTCTCTGGCAAATCACAGGCCGTGGTCCTGGTATCTGA
- the LOC136428367 gene encoding UPF0449 protein C19orf25 homolog produces MNAMLGRGKKKVTLPTRPEPPTMAEILEDVNNAPEDDVAFTYFRRRDQGRNISFNIQGLATTTSTDPEKHGIMSNSFEEQSSRQVKKPSQISELDLQDDVDGCYEQARTYLELNTRLEKSKTELKQKCEDLEVMSSELTNSIQELKKQTEHSETL; encoded by the exons ATGAACGCGATGCTGGGTAGAGGGAAGAAGAAGGTTACCCTTCCCACCCGTCCGGAGCCGCCGACTATGGCAGAGATCCTGGAAGACGTCAATAACGCCCCAGAAGATGACGTGGCATTCACGTACTTCAGAAGACGCGATCAAGGGAGGAACATCAGTTTCAACATACAGGGACTGGCTACGACAACGAGCACTG ATCCTGAAAAACATGGCATCATGAGCAACTCCTTCGAGGAACAGTCATCTAGGCAAGTCAAGAAACCGTCACAGATCTCCGAGCTGGACTTGCAGGATGATGTGGACGGATGCTATGAACAAGCTAGAACTTACCTAGAGCTTAACACTAGACTGGAGAAATCCAAGACTGAGCTGAAACAGAAATGTGAAGACTTGGAGGTCATGAGCTCAGAGCTGACCAACTCTATACAGGAACTTAAGAAGCAGACAGAACATTCAGAGACATTATGA